A portion of the Drosophila sechellia strain sech25 chromosome 2R, ASM438219v1, whole genome shotgun sequence genome contains these proteins:
- the LOC6608368 gene encoding CCR4-NOT transcription complex subunit 1 isoform X3 — MNVESQLKTPLTHIRNLVKHVNKRNFNESSEQITQFVKEHGLEADRSSLRHLFSVINFSDLVPSVTVQLQAKLLGIQLERQLHSSSFVSNICYAFDQFFASNQKSLKPVAVADLVGQVARLTGINKVCECVFALALTHSSYLELKHSARNNLKGSLSELIDSYLGNKGTGPADSGLREISFDLLQYLLCCLSEYVQPQVEAQFLVKLREEFPRQAVPLVLAPFLYGSTTATIAGAGASETDAEAEATTNSNSSSFEADALNEVGIEDIYDHLSEIIFTNQGKNNIMDTSWINLILEIGYEFTSSVEECKNHLCSRERERAELQSKDVAKIVGLMCRRHSSLLDCNVNLPTPANFWPGQGQGGGSNSSGSSQTQITPQQQTPGNSNNNDGSDGNSSSDKKDKKETTEATQTWKPDVFVQALKEVVPQLNWKDVCMELDHPEFVLKDRIGLELLLTILRLATGSNIFPHPECIYRHWANTEGQLSLIATMLKNPDLFSFADFVFSQPALDVLKTAPDADNKEISSWKSLHLVEVLLSIADKGYYTQVHELFKFPAQNCPDVLFLALLNTSPPMTPLRQDLFNQLIPTFLGNHPNSNVILASAWSSNNFQLRSNIMNAMSEWYLRGNEFDQVKLSRILDLAQDLKALSALLNARSFLFIIDLACLASRREYLKLEKWLTDKIREHGEPFMQAIIKVLHRRCPQVINAKVPEDQLPPKQAQLLPETVTTMINCLQTCINNCMQPEMVEVIMQMTANVAIMANKARAQQQQQPGLVPPPPPTILRGHRGMDLPGGIVPPPPQQPFSGNLNAQMFGPGMDPLTNMSNNLAGLNLSGPNGAFNFGNMLTSPSRLMTPGANPYPLNLMQMPQAPPPPNVGNLGRMLPGGPQQQTPTPTPTAPNPNNPVMADLQIPVSKEVEDEVNSYFQRIYNHQPNPTLSIDEVLDILQRFKESSNRREQEVFLCMLRNLFEEYRFFCQYPEKELQITAQLFGGIIDRNLVPTFVALGLSLRCVLDALRKPDGSKLYYFGVTALDRFRTRLHTYNKYCEHIRSIPHFSDFPPHLIQYVEYGMHGQEPPPQKLIGLSNTIPSAISSGPGTEPIYRNSSMLGNMPAATPGSGPKSSAAVSHATRMKSIANATNIDTLLVANQEEKVTVPPEPVQDKTAFIFNNLSQLNIPQKCDEIKEIMTKEYWPWLAQYLVLKRASMEFNFHTLYYNFLDALKNGEINRFVTKETLRNIKVLLRSDKGVINFSDRSLLKNLGHWLGMMTLGRNRPILQLDLDLKSLLAEAYHKGQQELLFVVPFVAKILESSAKSRIFRSPNPWTMGIMYVLGELHQEPDLKLNLKFEIEVLCKTLNLELAKLRPVIYLKDPNRTHLIEQMSQPKPKQLEPVASAPALPREQQSPAQPPPPPQQQQPPQQQVPPPPSSADVDAQNAAAMMMAAGGANSTPGSVSSPNLPTDSNQVALPPPEPRYSYVDVNVSNFQLIGQQLVLPPNTPFLHANPGIKHIVVNAVERTITDWLQPIVDRSIRIACATTEQIIRKDFALDADENRMRTAAHQMVRNLAAGMAMITGKDEIARAISQNLHKALLSGLNGMPSMAEIQAAAMQLASENVELVCAFIQKTSAEKAAAEIDRRLSTDFETRKIAREEGNRFVDAQILTYQQERLPEAVRIKVGAAPATLYAVYSEFARSIPGFQQMSDRDIALFVPKPTDLSQPNVFANDDNSMVYGELASKMETFMNTAIGVPTLQIQASKMHMLLNALIATRRLRDQESAFNLLTRAVEGLTEGLVNMHENMEQMKMYQNIHLRILGLLNNSFGAPNTERAVTKCFFDIREEVRYNVEAARALITSHFVNLNQFDGMLRDCMDNGNNYVAISFGIALLERLIMDDRVINIVSDNEFMATVELLGRLTQHRHRYPECIVNAIDTLWSGNFNTSSDYSPFNGNDRYLSGASHYIHSGMHHVRSCDTDDPPGLQEKTEFLLKDWVALYTQQNQQSTRDARNFGAFVQKMNTYGILKTDDLITRFFRQATHICTDVVYRMFAEPSLPINQAKNKIFQWIDAFVHLIAMLVRHSGEAGNPTTKINLLNKVLGIVLGTLIKDHEMRGVSFQQVGYHRFFMMLFMELCSADVILESLMHSIVSAFAYTYHLLNPSVAPGFCFAWLELISHRVFLGRILVQIPGQKGWPLYAQLLQDLFKYLAPFLRNTELGKPVQLLYKGTLRVLLVLLHDFPEFLCDYHFGFCDTIPPNCVQMRNIILSAFPRNMRLPDPFTPNLKVDMLSDSSNAPKVLSSYIMNIQPPNFKKDLDSYLKARAPVTFLSELRGHLQVTSEPGTRYNMALMNALVMYVGTQAIALIRNKNFVPNTSNIAHSAHMDIFQNLAVDLDTEGRYLFLNAIANQLRYPNSHTHYFSCAVLHLFAEANSEAIQEQITRVLLERLIVNRPHPWGLLITFIELIKNPIYKFWDHDFVHCAPEITKLFESVARSCLAKSNVTQQLNMPVVDGEGQEVATIN, encoded by the exons ATGAACGTAGAGAGCCAACTGAAGACACCGCTAACGCACATTCGAAATCTGGTCAAGCACGTGAACAAGCGAAATTTTAATGAGAGCAGCGAGCAAATAACTCAG TTCGTTAAAGAGCACGGCCTGGAAGCGGATCGCAGCAGCCTGCGCCACCTGTTCTCCGTGATCAACTTCAGCGATCTCGTGCCATCAGTTACGGTCCAGCTGCAGGCGAAGCTCCTGGGCATCCAGTTGGAGCGTCAGCTTCACAGTTCCTCGTTTGTGTCCAACATCTGCTACGCTTTTGACCAGTTCTTCGCCAGCAACCAGAAG TCCCTGAAGCCTGTTGCGGTAGCGGATCTCGTTGGCCAGGTCGCCCGACTGACCGGCATCAACAAGGTTTGTGAGTGCGTCTTTGCCTTGGCCTTGACCCACTCCTCGTACCTAGAACTCAAGCATTCTGCCAGGAACAACCTAAAAGGTAGCCTCAGCGAACTGATAGACTCTTACTTGGGTAATAAAGGAACCGGACCGGCCGACAGCGGTCTCCGGGAGATCTCCTTCGATCTACTGCAGTATTTGTTGTGCTGCCTTAGCGAGTACGTACAACCGCAGGTGGAGGCACAGTTTTTGGTCAAGCTTCGGGAGGAGTTTCCGCGCCAGGCGGTACCGCTGGTTCTAGCGCCGTTCCTTTACGGCTCGACGACGGCGACTATTGCGGGAGCAGGTGCCAGCGAAACGGATGCGGAGGCCGAAGCGACGACTAACAGCAACAGCTCCAGTTTCGAAGCAGATGCTTTGAACGAGGTGGGAATCGAGGATATTTATGACCATTTAAGCGAGATAATATTCACCAACCAG ggcaaaaataatattatggACACATCTTGGATTAATCTAATCCTTGAAATCGGTTATGAATTTACATCGAGCGTTGAAGAGTGTAAGAATCATTTGTGTTCCCGTGAGCGAGAACGCGCTGAGCTTCAGTCCAAAGATGTCGCCAAGATCGTGGGTCTTATGTGCCGAAGGCACTCGTCCCTGCTCGATTGTAATGTGAATCTACCGACGCCGGCGAACTTCTGGCCTGGTCAGGGACAGGGcggtggcagcaacagcagtggcTCTTCGCAGACACAAATCACTCCGCAGCAACAGACCCCGGGCAACAGTAACAACAACGATGGCAGCGATGGCAATTCGTCCAGTGATAAGAAGGACAAGAAGGAGACGACGGAGGCCACGCAAACTTGGAAGCCAGATGTCTTTGTGCAGGCGCTCAAGGAGGTGGTGCCTCAGCTCAACTGGAAGGACGTGTGCATGG AACTTGATCATCCCGAGTTTGTGCTGAAGGATCGCATCGGTTTGGAGCTATTGCTCACCATCCTTCGGCTGGCCACTGGCTCTAACATATTTCCACATCCAGAATGCATTTACCGTCACTGGGCAAACACGGAAGGTCAGCTGTCGCTTATCGCGACAATGCTGAAGAACCCGGATCTCTTCTCCTTCGCCGACTTTGTATTTAGCCAGCCAGCGTTGGATGTGCTTAAGACGGCTCCGGATGCGGACAATAAGGAGATCTCGTCCTGGAAGTCGCTTCACCTGGTGGAGGTGCTGCTCTCCATTGCGGACAAGGGATACTATACGCAGGTCCATGAGCTATTCAAGTTCCCAGCGCAGAACTGTCCCGATGTGCTATTTTTGGCCTTATTGAACACCAGTCCGCCGATGACGCCACTCCGTCAGGATCTGTTTAACCAACTGATACCAACGTTCCTTGGCAACCATCCCAACTCGAACGTGATCTTGGCCAGCGCCTGGAGCTCGAACAACTTCCAACTTCGGTCCAATATCATGAATGCTATGTCCGAGTGGTATCTCCGAGGCAATGAGTTCGATCAGGTGAAACTGTCGCGCATCCTGGATCTTGCCCAGGATTTAAAAGCGCTATCAGCGCTGCTCAACGCTCGTTCATTTTTATTCATTATCGACCTGGCTTGCCTTGCCTCTCGGCGCGAGTACCTGAAGCTGGAAAAGTGGCTTACCGATAAAATTCGCGAACATGGGGAGCCTTTTATGCAGGCTATAATCAAGGTTCTGCACCGCCGCTGCCCGCAGGTTATCAACGCCAAAGTGCCAGAGGACCAGCTGCCTCCCAAGCAGGCGCAGCTCTTGCCCGAGACAGTTACCACCATGATCAACTGTCTGCAAACGTGCATCAATAACTGCATGCAGCCGGAGATGGTCGAAGTCATCATGCAAATGACCGCGAACGTGGCGATTATGGCTAACAAGGCACGTgcccaacaacagcagcagccaggaTTGGTTCCGCCGCCTCCACCAACAATTCTGCGCGGCCATCGAGGTATGGATCTGCCTGGAGGCATAGTCCCTCCGCCACCGCAGCAACCGTTCTCCGGAAACCTCAACGCGCAGATGTTCGGACCAGGAATGGATCCGCTGACGAATATGTCCAACAACTTGGCCGGCCTCAACCTCAGCGGCCCGAACGGAGCTTTTAATTTTGGCAACATGCTGA CCTCTCCATCGCGTCTGATGACTCCGGGAGCCAATCCCTATCCGCTGAACCTCATGCAGATGCCGCAGGCTCCGCCACCACCCAACGTAGGAAACCTAGGCCGCATGCTGCCAGGGGGTCCACAACAGCAGACTCCAACGCCGACTCCAACGGCCCCCAATCCAAACAACCCTGTGATGGCCGATCTCCAGATACCTGTGTCAAAGGAAGTTGAAGACGAGGTCAACTCATACTTTCAGCGCATCTACAACCACCAGCCGAATCCAACGCTGTCCATCGATGAAGTGCTGGACATTTTGCAACGATTTAAAGAGTCAAGTAACCGGCGCGAGCAGGAAGTCTTTTTGTGCATGCTGCGCAATCTGTTCGAGGAATATCGCTTTTTCTGTCAATACCCAGAGAAAGAGCTCCAGATTACTGCGCAGCTATTTGGTGGCATTATAGATCGCAACCTGGTGCCCACTTTTGTTGCCCTGGGCCTTTCTCTGCGCTGTGTCTTGGATGCCCTCCGCAAGCCCGATGGATCTAAGCTTTACTATTTCGGTGTGACGGCACTGGACAGATTCAGAACTCGATTGCACACCTACAACAAATACTGCGAGCATATCCGCTCCATTCCTCACTTCTCTGACTTCCCGCCGCACCTTATTCAGTATGTGGAATACGGAATGCACGGCCAGGAGCCGCCGCCTCAGAAGTTGATTGGACTCAGCAATACTATACCTTCGGCGATATCTAGCGGACCAGGAACGGAACCAATTTACAGGAATAGCTCCATGTTAG GTAATATGCCCGCTGCCACCCCGGGATCGGGACCGAAATCAAGCGCTGCTGTGTCGCATGCCACGAGAATGAAGTCCATCGCCAATGCCACCAATATCGACACACTTTTGGTGGCCAACCAGGAGGAGAAAGTGACTGTGCCACCCGAGCCTGTACAGgacaaaactgcctttattttcAACAACTTGAGCCAGCTGAACATACCACAGAAGTGCGATGAGATAAAGGAGATTATGACCAAGGAGTATTGGCCGTGGCTAGCACAATATCTGGTCCTCAAACGCGCATCAATGGAGTTCAACTTCCACACACTCTATTACAACTTTTTGGATGCCCTCAAAAACGGCGAGATCAACCGATTCGTAACCAAAGAGACCCTACGCAACATCAAGGTACTCTTGCGCTCCGATAAGGGAGTTATTAATTTCTCCGATCGAAGTCTCCTGAAGAACCTCGGACACTGGTTGGGCATGATGACCTTAGGTCGCAATCGCCCCATCTTGCAGTTGGATCTGGATCTTAAATCCCTTTTGGCTGAGGCTTACCATAAGGGCCAGCAGGAACTGCTTTTTGTGGTTCCTTTCGTAGCCAAGATCCTTGAGTCATCCGCCAAGTCTCGCATCTTCCGATCGCCCAATCCATGGACAATGGGTATCATGTACGTGCTTGGTGAGCTTCACCAGGAGCCAGACCTCAAGCTGAACCTGAAGTTTGAAATCGAAGTACTCTGCAAAACACTTAATCTGGAGTTGGCCAAGTTGCGACCAGTGATCTACCTGAAGGATCCCAATCGAACTCATCTGATTGAACAGATGTCGCaaccaaaaccgaaacaaCTTGAGCCAGTGGCTTCTGCACCAGCTCTACCGCGTGAACAGCAATCCCCGGCACAACCTCCGCCGCcaccacaacagcagcaaccacCGCAGCAGCAGGTACCTCCACCGCCATCCTCTGCGGACGTGGACGCCCAAAATGCGGCCGCTATGATGATGGCAGCAGGCGGAGCTAATAGTACTCCTGGATCGGTATCTTCGCCCAATCTACCGACCGATTCCAACCAGGTGGCACTACCGCCACCGGAGCCGCGCTATTCATACGTGGACGTAAACGTGAGCAATTTCCAGCTTATTGGTCAGCAGTTGGTACTGCCACCCAATACTCCGTTCCTGCACGCCAATCCCGGAATCAAACACATTGTGGTCAACGCCGTGGAGCGCACGATAACCGACTGGTTGCAGCCCATTGTGGACCGAAGCATCCGCATTGCCTGTGCCACTACCGAGCAGATCATCCGCAAGGACTTCGCCCTAGATGCCGACGAGAACCGAATGCGCACTGCCGCTCATCAGATGGTACGAAACCTTGCCGCCGGCATGGCCATGATTACCGGTAAGGATGAGATAGCGCGTGCTATTAGCCAGAATCTGCACAAGGCCTTGCTGTCGGGTCTAAATGGGATGCCCAGCATGGCTGAGATCCAAGCTGCTGCTATGCAGTTAGCCAGCGAAAATGTTGAGCTAGTTTGCGCTTTCATTCAGAAAACATCTGCTGAAAAGGCAGCCGCAGAGATTGATAGGCGTCTAAGCACCGATTTCGAGACCAGAAAAATTGCTCGTGAAGAGGGCAACCGTTTTGTGGACGCCCAGATCCTCACCTATCAACAGGAGCGTCTTCCAGAAGCAGTGCGCATCAAGGTGGGCGCGGCTCCAGCTACACTTTATGCTGTGTACTCGGAGTTCGCTAGAAGCATACCTGGCTTCCAGCAGATGAGCGATCGCGATATTGCCCTTTTTGTGCCCAAGCCGACGGATTTGTCTCAGCCAAATGTATTTGCTAATGATGATAACAGCATGGTATACGGGGAACTGGCAAGCAAAATGGAGACCTTCATGAACACTGCAATCGGAGTGCCGACACTCCAGATCCAGGCTAGCAAGATGCACATGCTCCTCAACGCCCTGATTGCGACGCGTCGACTGCGTGACCAAGAGTCTGCCTTTAATCTGCTGACCCGCGCGGTCGAGGGTTTGACCGAAGGATTGGTCAATATGCATGAGAACATGGAGCAAATGAAGATGTACCAAAACATCCATCTCCGTATCCTTGGCTTGCTGAACAACAGTTTCGGTGCTCCAAACACAGAGCGAGCGGTAACAAAGTGTTTCTTCGATATCCGAGAGGAGGTGCGATACAACGTGGAGGCAGCTCGCGCTTTGATTACGTCGCACTTTGTCAATCTGAATCAGTTTGACGGAATGCTACGCGACTGCATGGACAACGGAAACAATTATGTGGCCATATCGTTCGGTATCGCACTGCTGGAGCGCCTCATCATGGACGATCGAGTGATTAACATTGTTTCGGACAACGAATTCATGGCAACTGTTGAGCTGCTAGGTAGGCTCACTCAGCATCGCCATCGGTATCCAGAATGCATTGTGAATGCTATTGATACGCTGTGGAGCGGAAACTTTAACACGAGCAGCGACTACAGCCCGTTCAACGGCAATGATCGTTATCTGTCGGGAGCCTCCCATTACATCCACTCCGGCATGCATCACGTAAGG TCATGCGATACAGATGATCCGCCGGGCTTACAAGAGAAGACGGAGTTTCTGCTTAAGGATTGGGTTGCACTGTACACGCAACAGAACCAGCAGTCTACGCGCGATGCACGCAACTTCGGTGCATTTGTCCAGAAGATGAACACATATGGAATCTTGAAAACGGACGACTTGATCACCCGTTTTTTCCGCCAGGCCACACACATTTGCACGGATGTGGTGTACAGAATGTTCGCCGAGCCGAGTTTACCAATCAACCAGGCCAAGAACAAGATATTCCAGTGGATCGATGCGTTCGTCCATCTGATCGCAATGCTCGTGCGACACTCAGGCGAAGCAGGTAATCCAACCACCAAGATCAACCTGTTAAACAAGGTGCTGGGCATTGTGCTGGGAACACTGATTAAGGACCATGAGATGCGTGGCGTGAGCTTCCAGCAGGTTGGCTATCATCGCTTCTTCATGATGCTGTTCATGGAGCTGTGCTCAGCCGATGTGATTCTCGAGTCCCTGATGCACAGTATTGTGTCGGCCTTCGCCTACACATATCACCTCTTGAATCCCAGCGTGGCTCCGGGCTTCTGCTTTGCTTGGTTGGAGCTCATTTCGCATCGCGTCTTCCTGGGCCGCATCCTGGTCCAAATTCCCGGGCAGAAGGGCTGGCCGCTTTACGCTCAACTGCTGCAGGACCTCTTTAAATATCTTGCGCCCTTCTTACGCAACACTGAGCTCGGCAAACCAGTCCAACTTTTGTACAAGGGGACGCTACGTGTTCTACTCGTTCTGCTTCACGACTTCCCGGAGTTCTTGTGTGACTATCATTTTGGGTTCTGTGACACCATCCCGCCCAACTGCGTCCAGATGCGTAACATCATCCTGTCGGCGTTTCCGCGCAACATGCGCTTGCCCGATCCTTTCACTCCCAACCTAAAGGTGGACATGCTGTCGGACAGTAGTAATGCACCTAAGGTGCTCAGCAGCTACATTATGAACATCCAGCCGCCGAACTTCAAGAAGGATTTGGACTCGTACCTCAAGGCCCGGGCGCCAGTTACTTTTCTATCGGAGTTACGTGGTCACTTGCAGGTGACCAGCGAGCCAGGAACTCGTTACAACATGGCACTGATGAATGCTCTGGTCATGTATGTGGGAACTCAGGCGATTGCTTTGATCAG aaacaaaaactttgTGCCCAACACCTCGAACATAGCACACAGCGCCCACATGGATATCTTCCAGAATCTTGCTGTTGATTTGGATACGGAGGGTCGCTATCTGTTCTTGAATGCGATTGCGAACCAGTTGCGCTATCCCAACAGCCACACGCACTACTTCAGCTGTGCGGTGCTGCATCTGTTTGCCGAGGCCAACTCGGAGGCAATTCAGGAGCAGATCACTCGCGTACTTCTGGAACGTTTGATTGTGAACCGCCCGCATCCTTGGGGACTGTTGATCACTTTTATTGAGCTGATCAAAAATCCCATCTACAAGTTCTGGGACCATGACTTTGTGCACTGTGCGCCAGAGATCACCAA GCTCTTTGAATCGGTGGCCCGTTCCTGTCTGGCCAAGTCGAACGTCACCCAGCAGTTGAACATGCCTGTCGTCGATGGCGAGGGCCAGGAGGTAGCCACCATCAACTGA